ATCTTGGGTATTGAATAATCTGCCAGTGCTTTTTTGCTGGTGTAACCTAAGTTGGAGGTTATTGGTTTTGAGCACAACGAACATTAAATCTACCGTGGAAGAAATGATCCAACCCTACTTGAACGAACAAGGCTTCGAGCTGGTTGACATCGAATACGTCAAAGAAGGCAGCAACTGGTTTTTACGGGTGTATGTCGACAAAGAGGGTGGCATCGACATCGACGATTGCGTCTTGATCAGCGAAAAGCTGAGCGCCAAGCTGGATGAGAACGATCCGATTCCAACCATCTATTTCCTTGAAGTGTCTTCTCCCGGTGCGGAGCGTCCACTGAAAAAACCTGAGGACGTTACCAAAGCTGTAGGCAAAAATGTTTTTGTTACAACCTACGAGCCGGTGAACGGATTGAAGGAATTTGAAGGCAAGCTGCTTTCCTTTGATGACGGGGAACTCGTGATCGAAGCAGGCAAAAAACAGCATGCCATTTCTTATGATAAGGTTGCCAGTGCGCGCCTAGCTATTTTGTTTTAAGTGCCTTGTTCACTTTATTAATGAAAAAGACACATCTCACGATAACGGCAAGGTGCTCATGAGTTCAGAGCCTTTCGCCGTTTTACGTATGAGATGCCATGTTTGAAAGGGGGATCAACATTCATGAGTATGGATTTTATTGAAGCAATGAATGAATTGGAACGGGAAAAAGGGATCAGCAAGGACGTGCTGTTTGAAGCGATCGAGGCTGCACTAATTTCCAGCTACAAGCGGAATTTCAACACGGCCCAGAATGTGCGTGTTGACATGAACCGTAATACGGGAGTTATTCGGGTGTATGCCCGCAAATTGATCGTGGAAGAAGTCCTGGATTCACGTACCGAAATTTCATTGCCTGCTGCACGAGAAATCAACCCACACTTCCAGCTGGAAGATATTGCGGAGATTGAAGTTACGCCGCGTGATTTCGGCCGTATCGCCGCACAGACTGCCAAACAGGTAGTGACCCAGCGGATTCGTGAAGCCGAACGCGGCCTGATCTACAACGCTTTCGTAGATAAGGAAGAAGATATCGTTACGGGAGTGGTGCAGCGTCAGGATTTGCGCAATATCTACATCGATCTGGGCAAAATCGAAGCGGCTTTACCGCTGACCGAATTGATGCCGAACGAGAAGTTTGTTCATGGTGACCGTATTAAGGCGTATATCACCAAGGTCGAGAATACGACTAAAGGGCCGCAAATCATTTTGTCCCGTACCCATCCGGGCCTCTTGAAACGTCTCTTTGAACTGGAAGTGCCTGAGATCTTTGA
The window above is part of the Paenibacillus sp. 1781tsa1 genome. Proteins encoded here:
- the rimP gene encoding ribosome maturation factor RimP, coding for MSTTNIKSTVEEMIQPYLNEQGFELVDIEYVKEGSNWFLRVYVDKEGGIDIDDCVLISEKLSAKLDENDPIPTIYFLEVSSPGAERPLKKPEDVTKAVGKNVFVTTYEPVNGLKEFEGKLLSFDDGELVIEAGKKQHAISYDKVASARLAILF
- the nusA gene encoding transcription termination factor NusA produces the protein MSMDFIEAMNELEREKGISKDVLFEAIEAALISSYKRNFNTAQNVRVDMNRNTGVIRVYARKLIVEEVLDSRTEISLPAAREINPHFQLEDIAEIEVTPRDFGRIAAQTAKQVVTQRIREAERGLIYNAFVDKEEDIVTGVVQRQDLRNIYIDLGKIEAALPLTELMPNEKFVHGDRIKAYITKVENTTKGPQIILSRTHPGLLKRLFELEVPEIFDGVVEIRSVAREAGFRSKIAVHSRNEEVDPVGSCVGPKGMRVQTIVGELRGEKIDIVRFSDQVDEYVANALSPSKVLEVHVFEEEKMARVIVPDYQLSLAIGIKGQNARLAAKLTGWKIDIKSESQAEQEFGREKDSSSEMHQDSVSVD